One stretch of Prunus persica cultivar Lovell chromosome G1, Prunus_persica_NCBIv2, whole genome shotgun sequence DNA includes these proteins:
- the LOC18790344 gene encoding heat stress transcription factor A-5 — translation MEGASTAGGGGGPAPFLLKTYDMVDDSATDEIVSWSTNKKSFVVWNPPEFARLLLPTYFKHNNFSSFIRQLNTYGFRKIDPERWEFANEDFIQDQKHLLKNIHRRKPIHSHSNPQGSMVDPERAALDDEIEKLSHDKATLEANISRFKQQRSDAKLQLEDLTQRVNSMEQRQKDLLKFLDKNVQNPTFVEHLTRKIEAMDFSACNKKRRLPDVDHLQPVMENSFVDNQSSSRSEFGNIFHQDFSSKLRLELSPADSDINLVSRSTQSSNEDGYSPTRKISEELKGVQKRTEGLLFAPETLELSDTGTSFAFKMDSLLSRKALTVGNPRLHSLQPGLSSNEEGDGHISCQLKLTLASSPLQVNSSPHSATIPQVGQDISKSLASGLNANGKESDIRAFTNKNPADEDMHKTCSQEATNNNQGPPPAPVRVNDVFWEQFLTERPGCSENEEASSNYRGNPYDEQDDGRLGHGMSRSAKDAETLTL, via the exons ATGGAAGGAGCTTCGACGGCGGGCGGAGGAGGCGGTCCGGCGCCGTTTTTGCTGAAGACGTACGACATGGTGGATGATTCAGCGACAGACGAGATCGTGTCGTGGAGCACGAACAAGAAGAGTTTCGTCGTTTGGAACCCGCCGGAGTTCGCTCGGCTTCTGCTCCCAACCTATTTCAAGCACAACAACTTCTCTAGCTTCATTCGTCAGCTCAATACATAC GGATTTCGAAAGATTGATCCAGAGAGATGGGAATTTGCTAATGAAGACTTCATACAAGATCAAAAGCATCTTCTTAAGAATATCCACCGCAGAAAACCCATTCACAGCCACAGTAATCCTCAAGGTTCTATGGTAGATCCGGAGAGAGCGGCTCTTGATGACGAAATAGAGAAGCTTTCACATGATAAAGCCACACTAGAGGCAAATATTTCAAGGTTCAAGCAGCAGCGATCTGATGCAAAGCTGCAGTTGGAAGACCTAACACAGCGGGTGAATTCCATGGAACAACGGCAGAAGGATTTGCTGAAATTCTTAGATAAGAATGTTCAGAACCCTACTTTTGTTGAACATCTCACTAGAAAAATCGAAGCTATGGATTTCTCAGCATGTAATAAGAAAAGGCGATTGCCTGATGTTGATCACCTACAGCCAGTTATGGAGAATAGTTTTGTGGATAACCAAAGTAGTTCCAGATCTGAGTTTGGGAATATTTTCCACCAAGACTTTTCAAGTAAATTGAGACTAGAATTGTCACCAGCTGATTCAGACATTAATCTGGTTTCACGCAGCACACAGAGTTCCAATGAAGATGGGTATAGTCCAACTAGGAAAATATCTGAAGAACTTAAAGGTGTACAGAAAAGAACAGAAGGCCTTTTATTTGCACCTGAAACCTTGGAACTTTCAGATACTGGAACATCTTTTGCATTCAAAATGGATTCGTTGTTATCACGAAAAGCACTAACTGTTGGAAACCCGAGACTTCATTCGCTGCAGCCAGGTTTGTCTTCTAACGAAGAAGGTGATGGCCATATATCCTGCCAATTAAAGCTCACTCTAGCATCTTCCCCGTTGCAAGTCAATAGTAGTCCTCATTCTGCTACAATACCCCAAGTCGGTCAGGATATCAGCAAATCCCTAGCATCAGGATTAAATGCCAATGGCAAGGAATCAGATATAAGAGCctttacaaacaaaaatccaGCTGATGAAGACATGCATAAAACTTGCTCCCAAGAAGCCACAAATAACAATCAAGGGCCTCCACCTGCTCCAGTTAGAGTAAATGATGTTTTCTGGGAACAGTTCCTAACTGAAAGACCTGGCtgttcagaaaatgaagaagcaaGTTCTAATTATAGGGGAAATCCATATGATGAGCAGGATGATGGAAGGCTAGGCCACGGAATGTCCAGAAGTGCCAAGGATGCTGAAACACTCACTCTTTGA